Proteins found in one Streptococcus criceti HS-6 genomic segment:
- a CDS encoding hemolysin family protein, which translates to MEDPSSQHLLFQLLLLVVLTSLNAFFAASEMSMVSLNRARVEQKAEEGDKKYIRLVKVLDKPNNFLSTIQVGITFISLLQGASLSASLGKVIAGWFGNSAAAQTAGSIISLIFLTYIAIVLGELYPKRIAMNLKDNLAIYSAPVIVGLGKIVSPFVWFLSASTNLLSRITPMTFDDADEKMTRDEIEYMLTNSEETLDQEEIEMLQGVFSLDELMAREVMVHRTDAFMVDINDDPQEIIKEILKKSYSRIPVYDDDKDKVLGLIHTKKLLEVGFNNGFETINLRRILQEPLFVPETIFVDDLLKELRRTQNQMAILLDEYGGVAGLVTLEDLLEEIVGEIDDETDQAEVEVREIAPDTYIVLGTMTLNDFNEYFETELESDDVDTIAGYYLTGVGNIPSQEEKESFHVDSGQRHLEIINDKVKEGRVTKVKVLVSPLEEADDVKE; encoded by the coding sequence ATGGAAGACCCGAGCAGTCAGCATTTGCTTTTTCAATTGCTTTTACTTGTTGTCCTCACATCGTTGAATGCCTTTTTTGCAGCATCCGAGATGTCCATGGTATCACTCAATCGGGCGCGTGTGGAGCAAAAGGCAGAAGAGGGCGATAAAAAATATATCCGTCTGGTCAAGGTACTGGACAAGCCCAATAATTTTCTATCAACCATTCAGGTGGGTATCACCTTTATCTCACTCTTGCAGGGGGCTAGTTTATCCGCTTCTCTGGGTAAGGTGATTGCAGGCTGGTTTGGCAATTCTGCTGCTGCCCAGACAGCAGGTAGTATCATTTCGCTGATTTTCTTGACCTATATTGCTATCGTTTTAGGGGAACTCTATCCCAAGCGCATTGCCATGAATCTCAAGGATAATCTGGCCATCTATTCTGCCCCTGTTATTGTGGGACTGGGCAAGATTGTCAGCCCCTTCGTCTGGTTCTTGTCAGCCTCGACTAATCTGCTCAGTCGGATCACACCGATGACCTTTGATGATGCGGATGAGAAGATGACGCGTGACGAGATTGAGTACATGCTGACCAATAGTGAGGAGACTCTTGATCAGGAAGAAATCGAAATGCTGCAAGGGGTATTCTCGCTGGATGAACTGATGGCGCGTGAGGTTATGGTTCACCGGACCGATGCCTTCATGGTTGATATCAACGATGATCCTCAGGAAATTATCAAGGAAATCCTCAAGAAAAGCTATTCACGAATTCCTGTTTATGATGATGACAAGGATAAGGTTCTCGGTTTGATTCATACCAAGAAACTGCTGGAAGTGGGCTTTAATAACGGATTTGAGACCATTAATCTGCGCCGTATTTTACAGGAGCCCCTCTTTGTACCGGAGACCATCTTTGTGGACGATCTGCTTAAAGAATTGCGTCGGACGCAAAATCAGATGGCGATTCTGCTGGATGAATACGGCGGTGTGGCTGGTCTAGTGACATTGGAAGATCTCTTGGAAGAGATTGTCGGAGAAATTGATGATGAAACCGACCAAGCTGAGGTTGAGGTTCGTGAGATTGCCCCTGATACCTATATTGTCCTCGGTACCATGACTCTCAATGATTTCAACGAATACTTTGAAACCGAATTGGAAAGTGATGATGTGGATACTATTGCCGGCTACTATCTGACTGGTGTCGGCAATATTCCATCACAAGAAGAAAAAGAAAGCTTCCATGTGGATAGCGGTCAACGTCACCTAGAAATCATCAATGATAAGGTCAAGGAAGGCCGAGTCACCAAGGTTAAGGTGCTTGTCAGTCCGCTCGAAGAAGCAGACGACGTGAAAGAATAA